CCCTGTCCTTCTACAATTAAACTATCCGGAATCCAGTTAACTTTTAAGGAATCTGTCGGATCAAGGGAATTTAATTTTATCTTCAAAGTATCTCCTACACAAATGGTATGTTCTTTACCAAACTGTAACTTGACCGAATGATCCAATAACCGGATGGATTTTCTACTTGGACAATCTTCATTTCTACCCGCTTTTACATAAATCGTCCTGTCACCGTTGATATTGATCATAAACATTGCGCCGGTACCAATTGTATCGCGAAAATCAGGAAAGGAAGACCAAAGGAAAATATCTGTAGAATCAGACATTGCCATCAGCGAAATCTTGCCATCACAGGTTGTAGTGTCACCTGTTACTTTAAATGAGATGGTGTCTTTAACCCTAATGTAAATACTATCTATCTTGTCACAAATGCCATCTGAAATTGACACAAAATAAGTGATGGAACTATCTGGTCTGGCTACGGGATTGTGTGGATTGGTCAAATCCAACCATTTTGTCGGCGTCCAGGTATATTGATAACTCGTATCCGGATTGCGGACAATTCGAATGGATTGCCCAATACAAATTTCAATGGAATCGCCAATTAAATCTGTTCGAATCCTAAAAAAAACAGTGTCTTTACTAATCCTGGCTGTACATCCATTGCTATCTGTTATAGTGAGGTGAATGGTCATTCTGCCATCCAAATTTGGATTAAAGATTACATTTTTTTCGGTCCCAATTAAAGAATCTGTACCTGCCACAAGCAACCATCTGTAATCTACAATTGTAAAATTAGACATGGATTGGTCAAATACCCGGATGGTTAAATCAGGGTCACAGTCTAACTCCATTCGAAAATCAGGTTTTAACCCCGGATCAATGACTGTCAATAATTTTCTGATGGTATCTGTACAAGAACCATTAATTGCAACCAGGACAACTTCATATGTACCTGCGGCAGGAAATGTAAAAGATGGGTCCTTTGCTGAAGATCTAAGGTTCCTGTTGTTTTGAAAATCAAAATACCAATCATAGCTCATTGCATCGACACTCTTGTTGGTAAATCTTTGATCCAATCCATCGCACAATTCGGATTCAACTGAAAAATCAGCTGTAGGCTGTTGGCCGCACATCACAACATTGAGTTGAAAGTCCCTTGTAACAATTCTAACCAATTTTCCATTGCGATACTTGTGAACTGCAACGCCGATGAGGAATTGTCCAACAAAAATTGGAGTTCCAGTTATTATTCCGGTCAAAGGATCAATCTTAAGTGGTGAATTGCCAACACCTGCATTGGTAAAATCCAAAACAGAGTAGTTGGCATTAAAAACCACACTGTCATAAGGAGGTGGATCAGGTCTGTCAGCTGGATTTAATATCGTTTTCCCAAGATTGGGTTTAATAAAAAAATAAGCCAGCGAATCTCCTTCGGGATCTGTTGCCGAATGATCAAACAGGAATGGTTCATTGACACAAGTATAAATTGGAGGAAATGCTCCAAACTGAGGAGAAGAAATGTTCCATTCGGTCCGTGAGCCAGGAATTCTAACAACATAAGTTGTCCCAGTCTCCAACGGATTTACAATATTTGAAAGCGTCTCGTTACGGCAACATCTTTGGTACACCAATATAAAATCCTTTTCCCTTTCAGGTAAAAATATTCTCCGTTGATAAACTGCCTCATGCACACAAACACCTTTTGATCCAGGAATACAAATTTCAGTTGGAATATCACGGATGGTGTCATCGCCGTTAAATTCAATTTGAAAAACTCCATCCAAACCTACGTCGTAGGCTTTCTGATTATCGCTGTAAAATACACCAATCACCGCTCTGGGATCGAAGGGTTCTATTCCTTTTTCGCAATCTCTTCGAATCACCAAACGAATGTCGTAATAACCATTTCCCACTGCTCTATAGGTCAATTGACCTCCAACAATATGGGTGGCATCTGCGTAAGGTAGCAATATACACATCGCAAATAAAAAAGACAATCCAACCCTCTTTATCATCGGAGAAGCTATATAGTAAAGTGCTTTCATTTTCATAACCATTTCAATTTTAAGACTACTCGTCTATATCAACTATTTCCACTCTGCGTTCCTTGCTTGCTTTTATCCCGTATATTGACTTTGGATCTTTTGAATTGTCGCTGATCCCAGTGGGTGCTTTGTCTTCGCCAAATGGCTTTTCTGAAATGACCAATTTTCCATTGTCCAAATACTTTTTGAAAATTCCATTCTTATAGCGGTAAAATTCATTTTTAACACTTTCAATTCTTCTTTGGCTAAGGTGATAATTGTAATGATTGGATGCAAGTGGGCTGGCGTAACCTTTAAAATAGATCACATATTTTTTACCCTCCGCCAATTCTTTTTCCAAAATTTTAATGAATGCGTCCAACTTTTCTTTACCACCTTTCACGCTGTCTTCAAAAAAACCATTCATGTCCTTTTGGGCATCTTCCCTATCTATACCTGATGAAATTCCAGAATACCTTTCAGCAAAATACGATTTCCTTAGATAATATCGATGATAGGTTGTGTAATAACCCAATTTGGTAATTGTATCCATTGTTCTTGGGTTGGGATGATCGTTGTCAAAATACAAAGCCAGAGGAAGGAAGCTGTAAAGAATTCTGTCCAGGAAAAGTTTTTGGGTTAATTTTCCACGGTCCAAACAATCAACGGTAAATTCTAAGCTTGCAGGAGCGTAGCCTTCTTTCTCTGCAAGGATTTTATATTTGTGACAAGGCTCGAGCTTAAACTGACTGAGATTGGTATTCGGGTTTAGGATTGTAATGGGAGCAATGGTGGTATCGCTTAAGTCAATCAAGCTTACCTTTGTACCATTAAGATCCAACTGTGATTGTTTGTCAAAGGTCAAAACGTCCAAACTCACGTTTGCAGGCGTGAGATAAATTCTTTTTACAATTTCCTCAAATTCACCTGGTTTACCAGACATAAATTGTACATTTTCGGTATTGTACCCAGTTTTACTTGCTTCTATTCTGTATTCTTTGTCACATAATATATCAAACTCATATAAATTGGAATTCTCTTTTGTTATAACAATAGGCTCTGATTCAGGATTTTTTAAATCATACAATTTAAGAGTGGCCCCATTGAGATCCTGTTTGGTTAATGCATCATACACCCAAGCCCTTAGTTTTACATCACAAGGCGGCATGAAGACTTTGTACAAATCGAGACAGCATGCTTGGGTCAAGTCATCCAGAAAAATAGAGCCTGTGCGATTGGAAGAGAGATAAGCAATTTTTGGATCCTGATCACGAACAAAATAAAGATCATCCAGACAAGAGTTGAAAGGAGTCCCCATATTATTAGGCTTACCAAATTCCAAATTCCTTCCTACAACTGAAGAATAAATATCAAATCCTCCCATTCCGAGATAACCTTTTGAACTAAAATAAAAGGTTTGGTTTGCATGATGATAATATGGTGTCATTTCATCTTGCGGTGTATTGAGTGCAGACAAATTAACAGGTTCTGAAAATTTCAAATCCTTGTCGATCGTCAAATACCAGATATCATATCCGCCTTTCCCGCCGGGGCGATCTGACACAAAATACAATCTGTCCAACCCAGTCATTTGATCCTTCACCCAGTTGGGTTGAGTAGTACTGCTATTGGGGAAGTTTACTTGTTCCGGAAGTTTTTCAGATTTTATCCAACTGCCATCATCTTCGACCATCGCCATATACAAATCACAGCGCTTGTCGTGATCATTCAGATCTTCGCACACTGTAAAAATAATTCTATTGGATGTTGGATTAAAACAAATATGGGCAACATTTAAACCAGGAAACTGCTCATTGAAATCTTTTAAAACGCTAACAGTACTGTCTTTGTCCATTGACAATACACCACTGATGGTTCGTCTTGGAATAAACTTGTTGCTCTTATTATCAAAACGGTTGGAAGAGTAGATCAACTTGCCATTTTTTGGTGCAGGTGCAAATTCAGAATTATCAGAATTTATATTTGGTCCCAGGTTCTCAACAGTTACATTCTTTACTGGCTGATCGATTTGTTCCATTGCCCATTCACAAGCACTAATTTCCTTCTCTGCTAAAGCTTTCAAATAGGGCTCAGAATCTCCCGTTTCAGAAATAAATATTTTATAAGCTGAAATTGCTGAATTAAAATCACAACGACTCTGCGCAATTTGGCCACGGTAAAATCCTGTTTTAGTATATTGATTTCCATTTTCATGTTTCCATAAAGAATCTAAATACAATCCAGCAAGTTGATAGGCGCCATGCAACCTTGCAGCTTCTGAAGCTTTAAATAAATATTCAACATTGTTAGGTTCAAACTCAAGTACTTGCTGATATTTTATCAATGCATCATAATAATTCTTTGATGCAAAGGACTTATCACCGACTTCAAGAAGTGATTTTTTACTCGCAGTTTGACTCCATCCGGAATAGAGGGGTATAAATAATAAGAACAAAAAGAAAATATATTTTTGCATGGTTTTGTCAGGATGAATGGTTAGAAAATTGGGCATGCTTTTAATTGAGAGAGCGGCCTGGCCTTAACAAAAATATATTGAACTGAAAATTCAGGACCTCCTCTGCGTCGGGTGGCCACCTTAAATGGTGATGTATTTACATCATAACTAAATCCCACATACCAGTTATTAATTTCAGCGGCAATTTTTGCAGCAATTGCATCACCAATTCTGGTTGCAGCTCCAAGCAACAAGGCAAAAGATGATCCTCTTTGGGTGCGTAAATAAAACTTTCCATAACCTCCTAAAACAGTTTCCTGGTGTGGCCCCTGATTTTGATAAAGTCCGTGCAACAATAAATCAACTCGCTGTGCGAGTTGGATGGAAGGCAATAATGATACACTCATTCGTATGGGCAAATTTGCATTGGCCGTTTGATCAAAAAACTTTTGTTCGGGTGTATTTAGATGAAAAAGCCCAAGTCCAAGATCAAACTTTGTTCGATTGGATCTTTGCCATCGATAATTGACACCAGCTGATAAATCCAAAAAAGCCCTGGAGGTATTGTTAAAATTTTCACCGGAACTTAACCCAGGATCATGACCTACACCAGGAACCCATTGCTCATTCCATGTTAATTTGTCTTGTTCAAATCTACGATGCGCAGCTCCAACCAAAGCCCCAACTGAAACAATATGGTTCGTCGAGATGGGATAGGCATAGGATACACTTAATCCCAAATGTCCCAAACTCAATCTGGAGTCACCAGCCCGATCATAATTGATCATGAATCCGGCACTCCAAATACCTTTGCTGGTCCATTTCTTGGGATAAAATCGCATGTCTGCCATCCCGGAAAAAGTGAGGTATTCTACCAACTCATCAACGAACCATTGATTCCTATAATTGGCAGAAGCCCTTAAATCTCCATTAAACATGCCTGTCAATGCCGGATTAAGTTGGATGGGAGCAGTATAAAATTGAGAATGATGGAGGTCTTGTCCCAGAATCGGGTTAAAATAGCTCATTAACAGGGCAATGGATAAGGATGCAATGAGATGGTTTAGATTCGTCTTCACAGTAACATATTTAATCTTGATGTAATATATTTTAATCTAATAATCCAGCGCTTCCAAAGTTATTAGATAAAATTCTGCCTATAATATCAAGGCATAGGCAATCGAAATTCTACAAATTCAGATTCCAAATGTCTGAATATCATGAAAATGGTCTTGCAAATATAAAAATCTCAATAGAATTATAAATATATAATATTAAAAAATTCTATATCAAATGAAATATTAAAAAAATTAAAATCCTTGATTCAGATGAACTACAAATTCCAGAAGAGTACCAGACAATCAAATCCTAGGTTAGCCTGTTATTCGGGCAATAAAAGCCAAACTATATTTGATTGGCGCAATAATTAGAAGCGTAGAAACAGAAAAATGAATTACATTTTGTAAAAAGGAAAATACATGGCTTGACCCAAGGAAGTGGAATGAACAACCAATAAAAATTGTCCTTTCCCCTGAAAATCAAGTTGAAGCCTTGTTTCTAAATTTGCTTGCAAGGTCATTTTTCTATTAAAAACCCTTTGCCCCAAAGGATTTAATACTTCAATCCAGTATTCGCTAACGGGTAAATCATAACTTTTTAACGTAAGCTCCTCCTGGACAAGATTGGATTTTAGTTCAAGCCATCTGGATTTGCCAGCATTTTGGGTGGATACCTGAGATTGATCTGGTTTGAATAATACTGAGTTGATATTTCCTGCGGTATCCGAAGAAACAGAAGCAATAAATCCTTTGGAATCATTGGAATAAAAAACATAATCGATGGAAGTATTGCTCAAAGAGATCCCTCCCAATACGGGTCCTGCTAAAACTGTAACATCTATCCAGCCTAAGAAACCTAGTTTGGCTTCAATAGTACCTGAGTTTACTGTTGTTCGTTTTTCCCTTAAAACATCCCAGGTTTTTACTGGCAGCTTGATTTGTCCCCAAGAATCAAACACTTTTGAAACATCTGCTTTATTTTTGATTCGGATAGAATCTGGTCTAATTCCTCCGGGAAATTGAGATAGAATCGTATCGGGTAAAAAATTGGCAGGGATGGTAAATGAAGTTTCGGTTTTGTGATTCAGGCCATCCTGATATTCTGATGGAGTGGTAAAAACAAGAACGGGTGAAGGATAAATATTGGGGAAATTTCCAAAGGGGCCACCCATCGGTTGAGCATTGCCAAACCCCAACTCTTCCATCCTATTCGCAGAAACCCTATAAAATCTTTCAACTCCCTGGGTACGAAATACCAAATTTGCATTAGGGAATAAGGAGGAATTGCGGCTGGCACTTGGATCTACCCATAAATCAGTTCTGGTTCCCATCCTTTGTAATCCACTTAAATCCCAAATTTTGTCGGGACCTTGTGCATCCACCGCTGTAAAATCATTAAAAACAGTATCCAAATGATAGATATAGCTATCTCCCAATGCTGGCAGAATACGATTGGTCAAAGTGATCTGAGCACTCAATTGCATTGAAATGCTGCAAAGGGCAAAAAGAAATAATCTGTTCATAAATTTATTTTAATGATTGCAAGGATACAAAGGTATAATATTCTCCTTTTTTGTCCAACAAAGATTCATGTGTACCTTGTTCGATAATTTTACCATCCTTTAACACTATAATTTTATTGGCTCTTTTAACAGTGGATAGTCGATGTGCGATCACAATTGCAGTGCGATCCACCAACAATTCATCCAATGCTTCTTGTATTTGTTTTTCCGATGCTGAATCCAAAGCAGAAGTTGCCTCATCAAGAATCAGAATTTCTGGGTTAAACAGCAATGCCCTTGCAATCGTCAGTCTTTGCTTTTGGCCTCCGCTCAATTTGACTCCTCTGTCACCAATGACAAAATCAAGTCCCTTCGATGGATCAAAAACAAATTCTTCTGAATTGGACAATTTGAGGGCTTTGTTAAGTTCTGCCTGGTTGGATTCTCTTTGTCCAAAAACCACATTGTTCTCTATGGTGTCATTGAACAAAATCGGATCTTGAGTTACCATTCCCATCATAGACCTCAAATCCCTTATTTTTATTTTTCGGATGTCTATTCCATCCACTTTAATAGAGCCTGAACTCACTTCATGAAACCTAGCCAATAAATCCACCATTGTTGACTTTCCAGCTCCGCTGCTTCCAACAAGAGCCACCGTTTCACCTTTACCGATTTTTAAACTTAACTGATCTAAAACTGGATGCTCAGAGCCAGGATAAAAAAAACTGACATTGTCGAATTCAATTTCTGAATCAAAACTTGTCTTGGCGATCGCATCATCTGCATCGCGTATTTTAATATCTAGATTCATGATTTCCTGAATTCTGCTCAGAGCGGCCATGCCTTTCTGCACATTAAAATACGATGCAGACAAGGCCTTGGATGGTTCTATAACACTAAAAAATGCGTACAAAAACGCCAAGAACACCGAAGATTGCATGGCTCCGGAAAACACAAAAATTGAACCCACTCCCAATAAAATACAAACAATGACTATTCCCAAAAATTCTGAAGTGGGCGCGGCGAGATCTCTTCTCCTTTGGATTTGAATCAATAAGTTTCTATAGGTTTGTAATATTTTATCAAATCTCCCGGTGATATAACTTTCAGCCCCAAACAGCTTAATGATTCGCAATCCTCCCAGACTCTCTTCCTGCAATGAAATCAAATCCGAAAACTCTTCCTGTGCATTTAGTGATTTTTTTCGCAATGTCCTTGATATACCACCAACGACAAAAGCGGTAAGAACCAATAAAATCAATACAAAGATTGTCAACCACGCATTCGTGTATAACATAAATGCAAGGCTGCCCATTATAATCAATGGATCTTTGACCCAAGATTCAAAGGTAGATAACAAAGTCCATTCAATGTCATGTACATCAGCAGTCATTCTAGAAATCAGGTCTCCTTTTTTCTCATCAGAAAAATATGAAACCGGTAATTCCACCATTTTTTTAAACAGATTGCTTCGGGTGTCTTTGACTATTGAAGCCCTGACGGGGGCCATGAAAAACATGGCCAAATACCGGAATAAATTTTTGAAAAAGAATACAATTGCTATCAATCCGCAAACATAGAGAACACCCTCATGTCTTTCTTTTGTAGCCAACCAACTGAAAAACTTAAACTTCAAATTTTGAATAAGCCCCTGGTCAGTTGAATGCGTTTGCGGAATTAGTTCTGCATTGTTTTGCGTAAACAACATTTCGAAAAGCGGAATAATGGCAGGGATTGAGGCCACTGTAAACAGCGCAGTCAATATATAACATATCAGATGCAGAATCACCTGTGTTTTGTAATGTTTTACCTGCCTAATATATATCAGGAAATCCTTCAATCCAAATCAATTAATTGTCTGAAGGAACAATGGATCAGGGTTCAAGTTTGAAAGTATTCAAAAATCCGGTATTAAAGTCGCCTCTGCGGAATGCCTCATTCTTCATTAATTGTTTATGGAATGGCAAAGTTGTTTTAACTCCTTCAATAATAAACTCATCAATGGCTCTTTCCATTTTGGTGATGCATTCTTCCCTGGTTTGCGCCTTACAAATAAGCTTTGCAATCATGGAATCATAATGGGGAGAAACAGTATATCCAGAGTAGACATGGGTATCCACCCGAACACCATGTCCTTTTGAGGTATGCAAAGAAGTTATTTTCCCGGGGCTTGGTCGAAAATCATTGTAGGGATCTTCCGCATTGATTCTCACTTCAATGGCATGTAAATTGGGATAATAGTTTTTACCGGAAATAGCAATCCCTGCGGCAACTTTTATCTGCTCTTTGATAAGATCATGGTCAATAACCTCTTCGGTTACTGGATGTTCAACTTGAATTCTGGTATTCATTTCCATAAAATAGAAATTTCGGTATTTATCTACCAGAAATTCAACAGTACCTACACCTTCATAATTAATTGCTTTTCCTGCTAAAATAGCTGCCTCTCCCATTCTGTCTCGCAATTCTGTAGTCATAAAAGGGGACGGGCTTTCCTCAACCAATTTCTGGTGCCTCCTTTGAATCGAGCAATCTCTCTCCGACAGGTGAACCACTTTTCCAAATTGATCTCCAACGATCTGAAATTCGATGTGTCGTGGTTCTTCAACATATTTTTCCATGTATACTCCATCATTGGAAAATGCAGCTTTGGCTTCAGCGCGGGCAGTATTCCAGGCATTTTCAAAATCTTCTTCCTTCGAGACAATTCTCATTCCTTTGCCCCCACCACCTGCTGTTGCTTTCAAGATTACTGGGTACCCGATTTCCTTCGCAATTTTTTTTCCTTGTTTTACATCTTTTAGAAGTCCGTCAGACCCTGGCACTACCGGGACTCCGCAACTTATCATCGTCTCCTTTGCAGTTATTTTATCACCCATTTTTCGAATCTGCTCCGGAGTAGGTCCAATAAATTTAATTCCATATTGGGTACAAATCTCAGCAAACTCAGCGTTCTCAGCCAAAAATCCATATCCCGGATGCACAGCATCTGCATTGGTGATTTCTACAGCTGCCATAATCTTGGGAATATTTAAATAGGACTGTGCAGATGCAGGTGGTCCTATACATACTGCTTCATCTGCAAATCGAACATGAAGACTTTCCCTGTCTGCAGTGGAATAAATGGCTACTGTCTTTATGCCCATTTCTTTGCAAGTACGAATGATTCGCAAGGCAATTTCTCCACGATTGGCTATCAGGATTTTTTGAAACATAAATAAGAGATGATGATAAAAAATTAAGGTTCCAAAATAAAAAGAACCTGATCGTATTCTACAGGTGAAGCATCTTCCACACAAACTTTGACAATAGTACCTTTTACCTCGCTTTCGATCTCATTGAATAACTTCATTGCTTCAATAATACAAACAGTGTTTCCTGGTTCCACTTTGTCTCCCACCTTTACAAAAGGCGGTTTATCAGGAGACCCAGAGCGGTAAAATGTACCCACCATAGGCGATTTAATTTCAATTTGTGCTTTCGATGAAGTGGTTTCTGGGTTTGTCGATGAACCCGCCTTTGGACTCTCAACAATTTGTTTTTCAACGATCGCGGGAGCTGGCATGCTGATAGGCGAAATCAAGGGCGGCACATAAGGACTTGCCGGTAATGCTTCCATTGCTTTTCCAGCTTTTTGGGTTTTGATGGTCAGTTCAAATTCTCCGTCTTTCATCTTAAATTCAGAAAGTTCAGATTTCCCAACCAACCGAATGAGTTCCTGTATTTCTTTAAAATTCATGATATGGTGGTTTGTTTTATTTGACTCTTTCGACATATTCTCTGGTCCGAGTATCTACTTTGATTTTTTCACCTTGTTCAATAAAAAGTGGCACTTTTATTTCAGAACCAGTTTCAATGGTCGCCATTTTCATTGCATTGGTTGCTGTATTTCCTCTAACTCCTGGCTCTGTATATGTCACTTCGGTAATGATATGGGCTGGAAGTTCAGCCGTCAAGGGAATGTTTTTTGAAGCGTGGTAAAGCACTTCAATTTCCATTCCTTCCTGTAAAAATTCTCCATTTTCAATCATCTTTTCATCCAGGGCCTCCTGCTCAAAAGTCTCAGAATTCATAAAATTGTAACCCATATCGTCCTTGTACAAAAACTGAACTTTTCGCCTTTCCACTCTTACTTCATTAATCGTGTGCCCGGCAACAAAGGTATTTTCTAAGACTTTTCCAGATGTTAAACTTTTCAACCTTGTCCTTACAAAAGCATTTCCTTTTCCCGGCTTAACGTGTTGAAATTCAACGATAACAAAAGTGTCATTGTTAAATTCCATGCACATTCCGTTTCTTATGTCAGATGTTGTAGCCATTCTCTATGATAATTTTTAAATTAGCACGCAAAGATACGGCTTTCGATGAATTCAAGCTAAGAATACTGCATTGACGCTCCCATTTATCCTA
This window of the Saprospiraceae bacterium genome carries:
- a CDS encoding ABC transporter ATP-binding protein; amino-acid sequence: MKDFLIYIRQVKHYKTQVILHLICYILTALFTVASIPAIIPLFEMLFTQNNAELIPQTHSTDQGLIQNLKFKFFSWLATKERHEGVLYVCGLIAIVFFFKNLFRYLAMFFMAPVRASIVKDTRSNLFKKMVELPVSYFSDEKKGDLISRMTADVHDIEWTLLSTFESWVKDPLIIMGSLAFMLYTNAWLTIFVLILLVLTAFVVGGISRTLRKKSLNAQEEFSDLISLQEESLGGLRIIKLFGAESYITGRFDKILQTYRNLLIQIQRRRDLAAPTSEFLGIVIVCILLGVGSIFVFSGAMQSSVFLAFLYAFFSVIEPSKALSASYFNVQKGMAALSRIQEIMNLDIKIRDADDAIAKTSFDSEIEFDNVSFFYPGSEHPVLDQLSLKIGKGETVALVGSSGAGKSTMVDLLARFHEVSSGSIKVDGIDIRKIKIRDLRSMMGMVTQDPILFNDTIENNVVFGQRESNQAELNKALKLSNSEEFVFDPSKGLDFVIGDRGVKLSGGQKQRLTIARALLFNPEILILDEATSALDSASEKQIQEALDELLVDRTAIVIAHRLSTVKRANKIIVLKDGKIIEQGTHESLLDKKGEYYTFVSLQSLK
- the accC gene encoding acetyl-CoA carboxylase biotin carboxylase subunit, producing MFQKILIANRGEIALRIIRTCKEMGIKTVAIYSTADRESLHVRFADEAVCIGPPASAQSYLNIPKIMAAVEITNADAVHPGYGFLAENAEFAEICTQYGIKFIGPTPEQIRKMGDKITAKETMISCGVPVVPGSDGLLKDVKQGKKIAKEIGYPVILKATAGGGGKGMRIVSKEEDFENAWNTARAEAKAAFSNDGVYMEKYVEEPRHIEFQIVGDQFGKVVHLSERDCSIQRRHQKLVEESPSPFMTTELRDRMGEAAILAGKAINYEGVGTVEFLVDKYRNFYFMEMNTRIQVEHPVTEEVIDHDLIKEQIKVAAGIAISGKNYYPNLHAIEVRINAEDPYNDFRPSPGKITSLHTSKGHGVRVDTHVYSGYTVSPHYDSMIAKLICKAQTREECITKMERAIDEFIIEGVKTTLPFHKQLMKNEAFRRGDFNTGFLNTFKLEP
- a CDS encoding gliding motility-associated C-terminal domain-containing protein, giving the protein MKMKALYYIASPMIKRVGLSFLFAMCILLPYADATHIVGGQLTYRAVGNGYYDIRLVIRRDCEKGIEPFDPRAVIGVFYSDNQKAYDVGLDGVFQIEFNGDDTIRDIPTEICIPGSKGVCVHEAVYQRRIFLPEREKDFILVYQRCCRNETLSNIVNPLETGTTYVVRIPGSRTEWNISSPQFGAFPPIYTCVNEPFLFDHSATDPEGDSLAYFFIKPNLGKTILNPADRPDPPPYDSVVFNANYSVLDFTNAGVGNSPLKIDPLTGIITGTPIFVGQFLIGVAVHKYRNGKLVRIVTRDFQLNVVMCGQQPTADFSVESELCDGLDQRFTNKSVDAMSYDWYFDFQNNRNLRSSAKDPSFTFPAAGTYEVVLVAINGSCTDTIRKLLTVIDPGLKPDFRMELDCDPDLTIRVFDQSMSNFTIVDYRWLLVAGTDSLIGTEKNVIFNPNLDGRMTIHLTITDSNGCTARISKDTVFFRIRTDLIGDSIEICIGQSIRIVRNPDTSYQYTWTPTKWLDLTNPHNPVARPDSSITYFVSISDGICDKIDSIYIRVKDTISFKVTGDTTTCDGKISLMAMSDSTDIFLWSSFPDFRDTIGTGAMFMININGDRTIYVKAGRNEDCPSRKSIRLLDHSVKLQFGKEHTICVGDTLKIKLNSLDPTDSLKVNWIPDSLIVEGQGTGEICVLVSSAGKFVLKFSATNQHACQYEDSIIIQAVDPPVVDFELMSECGSLKVKVSTRSKGKIKWDFGDGVGMSTDPMVEYTYQKNGRYKICLTIDSVCSRTLCKEVAVFFIKPLSSPITICHGQCTYLNPNGDSTLIYMWSPGELLEDSMHYNPYVCCDLATRFTVKIQHPDFLDCPYFDTVDVMLFPRKWDSIVFPKDTFLCEPDSLMLSVIDTIDYIDSVYWCDSRGSRIGSGKKITVKIDSTDYFIIKLIDKYGCSYIDSVYVTLYDFKGMIIGPNQMCSFDTIMLQLDTILPDGHIYHWTPSDGIIGPDDGPKITVSPNSDITYTLTIDNGKGCVWELSHSIEVSQVGRQIFANADPAMIVPGYKTQLTTVEDSRYTYNWDPKDGSLTATDIFNPMAMPMVTTTYTVTVTDELGCVSTASVTVMVKSCEEAVFLPNAFSPNNDGKNDFFYPRSDFLTKVKLEIYSRWGEKVFETDKAEPGWDGTFKGDQLPPDVYGYFLRFYCFEDKEFTRKGNVNLIK
- a CDS encoding PD40 domain-containing protein; translation: MPNFLTIHPDKTMQKYIFFLFLLFIPLYSGWSQTASKKSLLEVGDKSFASKNYYDALIKYQQVLEFEPNNVEYLFKASEAARLHGAYQLAGLYLDSLWKHENGNQYTKTGFYRGQIAQSRCDFNSAISAYKIFISETGDSEPYLKALAEKEISACEWAMEQIDQPVKNVTVENLGPNINSDNSEFAPAPKNGKLIYSSNRFDNKSNKFIPRRTISGVLSMDKDSTVSVLKDFNEQFPGLNVAHICFNPTSNRIIFTVCEDLNDHDKRCDLYMAMVEDDGSWIKSEKLPEQVNFPNSSTTQPNWVKDQMTGLDRLYFVSDRPGGKGGYDIWYLTIDKDLKFSEPVNLSALNTPQDEMTPYYHHANQTFYFSSKGYLGMGGFDIYSSVVGRNLEFGKPNNMGTPFNSCLDDLYFVRDQDPKIAYLSSNRTGSIFLDDLTQACCLDLYKVFMPPCDVKLRAWVYDALTKQDLNGATLKLYDLKNPESEPIVITKENSNLYEFDILCDKEYRIEASKTGYNTENVQFMSGKPGEFEEIVKRIYLTPANVSLDVLTFDKQSQLDLNGTKVSLIDLSDTTIAPITILNPNTNLSQFKLEPCHKYKILAEKEGYAPASLEFTVDCLDRGKLTQKLFLDRILYSFLPLALYFDNDHPNPRTMDTITKLGYYTTYHRYYLRKSYFAERYSGISSGIDREDAQKDMNGFFEDSVKGGKEKLDAFIKILEKELAEGKKYVIYFKGYASPLASNHYNYHLSQRRIESVKNEFYRYKNGIFKKYLDNGKLVISEKPFGEDKAPTGISDNSKDPKSIYGIKASKERRVEIVDIDE
- the efp gene encoding elongation factor P produces the protein MATTSDIRNGMCMEFNNDTFVIVEFQHVKPGKGNAFVRTRLKSLTSGKVLENTFVAGHTINEVRVERRKVQFLYKDDMGYNFMNSETFEQEALDEKMIENGEFLQEGMEIEVLYHASKNIPLTAELPAHIITEVTYTEPGVRGNTATNAMKMATIETGSEIKVPLFIEQGEKIKVDTRTREYVERVK
- a CDS encoding PorP/SprF family type IX secretion system membrane protein — protein: MKTNLNHLIASLSIALLMSYFNPILGQDLHHSQFYTAPIQLNPALTGMFNGDLRASANYRNQWFVDELVEYLTFSGMADMRFYPKKWTSKGIWSAGFMINYDRAGDSRLSLGHLGLSVSYAYPISTNHIVSVGALVGAAHRRFEQDKLTWNEQWVPGVGHDPGLSSGENFNNTSRAFLDLSAGVNYRWQRSNRTKFDLGLGLFHLNTPEQKFFDQTANANLPIRMSVSLLPSIQLAQRVDLLLHGLYQNQGPHQETVLGGYGKFYLRTQRGSSFALLLGAATRIGDAIAAKIAAEINNWYVGFSYDVNTSPFKVATRRRGGPEFSVQYIFVKARPLSQLKACPIF
- the accB gene encoding acetyl-CoA carboxylase biotin carboxyl carrier protein, translated to MNFKEIQELIRLVGKSELSEFKMKDGEFELTIKTQKAGKAMEALPASPYVPPLISPISMPAPAIVEKQIVESPKAGSSTNPETTSSKAQIEIKSPMVGTFYRSGSPDKPPFVKVGDKVEPGNTVCIIEAMKLFNEIESEVKGTIVKVCVEDASPVEYDQVLFILEP